A window of Bradyrhizobium sp. AZCC 1610 contains these coding sequences:
- a CDS encoding (2Fe-2S)-binding protein encodes MTKTPLQFRHNGRDVAVFVDGGVNLLVALRELIGDMTPKFGCGQGGCGACSVLIDGELHLSCLTLAETVNGRSIETLDGLKDGPNLHPLQRAFMEQFAAQCGYCTPGMLMAAKALLDRNPSPTRAEVVEAISGNICRCTGYEPIINAVLAAATSGRARA; translated from the coding sequence ATGACCAAGACCCCGCTCCAGTTTCGTCACAATGGCCGCGATGTCGCTGTGTTCGTCGACGGCGGCGTCAATCTCCTGGTCGCGCTTCGCGAATTGATCGGCGACATGACGCCGAAATTCGGCTGCGGCCAGGGCGGCTGCGGCGCCTGCAGCGTGCTGATCGACGGCGAACTCCATCTCTCCTGCCTGACGCTGGCGGAAACCGTGAACGGCCGCTCGATCGAAACGCTCGACGGGCTGAAGGACGGGCCCAATCTGCATCCGCTGCAGCGCGCCTTCATGGAGCAATTCGCGGCGCAGTGCGGATACTGCACGCCGGGCATGCTGATGGCGGCGAAGGCGCTGCTCGATCGCAATCCGTCGCCGACCCGCGCCGAAGTCGTAGAGGCGATTTCGGGCAATATCTGCCGCTGCACCGGCTACGAGCCGATCATCAACGCCGTCCTCGCCGCCGCCACGAGCGGACGCGCCCGCGCCTAA